CCAAAAACCGGGAGCGCGGCCCGGCGGACGATTGCTTGGCGCCGAACAATCTCGTGCTCGCGGCTACCCCACGCTCCCCCACCGAAGCTTTGGACGGAAACTGTCGGACGACCCCCCGAAAAATCGGGGTAGAGGGCCCTACCCCGGTCGCTAACCGCTCGGAATCACTCTCGGGGCTTGCCGGGAGGGGGTGCAGAAAGGAGCAAAACGGCGCACTCCGCGCCCCTTCTCGGGGGTGTCACCTCGCAGTCCACCCCGGAGCGCGCATGTCCGAGTCGTCCACCACCCTCTCCTCCTCTGCCACCTCGCCTCAACCGACACTCGAAGATTGGACACCCGGCCGCATCGGCTACGAGGCCTACGGAGATCACCCCGGCGCCCATGGCCCGTGGACCACCTTCGACGGCCGACCCATGCCGACTTGGTCGGACCTGATGAAGGGCGGACCGGCTGGACAACTCACCCGAGACCGGTGGGAACTCGCAGCTCGGACCATCATCTCCGAGTGCGAGCAGCGGAGTGGCGCCGAGTCCGCCCCGATCCGCGAGGGACGCTCCACGGGGACCATCACCGTGAACGTGCCCGAGCTGAAGGTGGACGCGTCCGATCTCGAGCAGCAGGCGGATCGACTGGAGGGCCTGGTCAACCAGCTCGCCACCGCGCCGGTCTCCATGTCCGACCTGTGCCACGGGGTACGCGCCCTGGCCGAGGCGTCGGCCTTCCTGAACACCAGCGACTCGGATACCTCCAAGGCCGTGGCCGCGCTGGTGCAAGACATGGCGAAGTGCCTGAGCGCGCAGGTGCGCGACCTCACCCCGCCGCCCCAGTCCTGACGCATCGGGTGGCGGGCGACCCGTTGGCCCGGGACGATCCCCCCTTGGTGAATGAGGGTTCACCACTGGTGGCTTGGAGGTAGACGGAGCATTGGCTACCCTGCTCGCGTCACTCAGATTGTGGGCTTAGGCCTGCTACCACAGGGGAAATTGGGCTCCACCATTGGTTGTTGGCGTTTTCCGCTCTAACCGGACTGCAGTGCATCATCACCCTCGCGCAAACCGCAAAGCTGACCAACGAGGAGGATACGCACATGGGACGAAAGCAGAAAAACCTCAACTGGCTCCTGAAGTTGCTGAAGATGGTGCTGTTGGGTGCAGGCCTTACAACCCTGCACTCTGTAGGCGCCAGCAACATCGCGTGGATCGCAGCCCAGTTGGCCTAAGCCCACAATCGACGTGACATGTTCGCCCCTTCTTCCGGGGCATGGCCAGACCCAGGGGCATGCCGCCGGAGTTGATGGGCGAGCCCTCGGACGGGCCTGGGGAGGATGCGCCCGATCTGCCCGACCCGCTCGCGGGCTTCCAGCTGCGCGCCGGGACTCGCGGCCCACGCACCACGCTCACCAAGGCGATGATTCCCATCATCGCCGAGTCGCTCGCCCGGACGGGCGTCCAGCGGATCGCCGCGGCGAGGGCGGGCACCACCGAGGACTGCCTGGGCAAGTGGCTCACCAAGGGCCGCGACGCGGTGGCCCGGCGCAAGAGCAGCATCTACACCGAGCTGCTCTTCGCGTGCGAGCAGGCCTGGGCGCACCGCACCGGCTTCCTCATTGGGCTGGGCGAGCGCACGGTGGTGGATCGCCACGCCAACCCGCGCTTCCTCACGTGGCTGCTCAGCGTCACCAGTCCCAAGCAATTCACCGTGTCGCGCGAGCCTGCGGCCCAGCCCCATGGCGGCGCGCTCGGACCCGCCTTCGAGCTCGTGTCCCCCGAGGCCGCCGCCAAGAGCGTTACCGAGAAGCTGCTGCGCTTTCTCGAGGAGGAGGACAAGCGAGGCGCGGAGCCACCTGAGGAGGCGCCGCCCGAGTCCGGTGAGGCCGCACCCGCGGAGGGCGGCTGATGGTTGCCATGGTCGCGGTGCAGGACAACCCGCTCGCGGGCCTGCCCATCATCCGCCCCGAGACGCACGGCCGACACTCGATCTCCGAGCGCGCGGGGCTGAAGTTCCGCGCGCAACTGCGCCGCCGGCGCGAACTCGGCGAGCAACTCACCGCCGACTTCGCCATCACCGAGCACCTGCGGCTGAACCAGGCGGAGGTGCTTGCTTGGCACTACGACCCCACCCTCTGGCGGCGGCCGGTGCAGACGCCGCCCTCGGGCGTGTGGCGCACCTGGTTCCTGCTGGGCGGGCGCGGCGCCGGCAAGACGTACGCCGGCAGTATCGCCGTCATCGAGGAGGCCGCGGCCGACAGCGAGGCGCGCATCCTCATTGTCGGGCCCACCGACTCGGAGATCCGCAAGACGCAGCTCGAGGGCCCGAGCGGAATCCTCTCGCTCGCCCCGCCGTGGTTCCGCCCGGTCCACCGGCGCAGCAAGCGGACACTCGAATTTCCGAACGGAGCCAGAGCCTATTACGTCCCCGCGCAGAACCCAGACAAGCTGCGCGGCTACAACGTCAGCCTCGTCTGGGCGGACGAGATCGTCGCCTGGAAGAAGTCGCCCGAGGAAGTGTACCGGGAGTGCCGCCGCGTCGCCCGAATCCAGACGCCGCGGATGCGCCAGCTCGGTCTTCCGGCCCGGCTGATCATCACCACCACGCCCAACCCCAATCCGCTCTTCCGGGAGATTCTCTCGGACCGGGACGGGCTGGTGCTCGCGTGCTCGTCTACCTTCGACAACGCGGCCAACCTGGACGGCAAGTACATCGCCTACGCCCGGCGCCTCCAGAACACCACCATTGGCCGCCGGGAGTTTCACGGCGAGCTGCTCTTCCTCGAGGACGCGTGCCTCTACGGCAAGGTGGACTGGAATGCCTCGCGCGTGGAGAGCGTGGAGGCCATCGCCCCGCGTGAGGGCAAGCCGCTCTTCGACAAGCTCGTGGTGAGTGTCGACCCGGCCACGGGCGAGAAGAAGGACAGCGACCTCCACGGGATTGTCGTGGAGGGCATTCGCGAGGAAGCGGACGGGCTGCTGCACGTGTACGTGCTGCAGGACGCCTCCCTTCGCTCCCCCGAGCCCACCACCTGGGCCCAGGCGGCCGTGGATGCCCTGCGCCGGTGGGAGCACCTGGCGCCGAAGCGCAAGGCCTTCATCTTCGCGGAGACGAACACCGGCGGCTCGCTGGTGAAGAACGTCATCCGCTCGGTGGACGGCAAGGTGAAGG
Above is a window of Cystobacter fuscus DNA encoding:
- a CDS encoding DNA-packaging protein, encoding MVAMVAVQDNPLAGLPIIRPETHGRHSISERAGLKFRAQLRRRRELGEQLTADFAITEHLRLNQAEVLAWHYDPTLWRRPVQTPPSGVWRTWFLLGGRGAGKTYAGSIAVIEEAAADSEARILIVGPTDSEIRKTQLEGPSGILSLAPPWFRPVHRRSKRTLEFPNGARAYYVPAQNPDKLRGYNVSLVWADEIVAWKKSPEEVYRECRRVARIQTPRMRQLGLPARLIITTTPNPNPLFREILSDRDGLVLACSSTFDNAANLDGKYIAYARRLQNTTIGRREFHGELLFLEDACLYGKVDWNASRVESVEAIAPREGKPLFDKLVVSVDPATGEKKDSDLHGIVVEGIREEADGLLHVYVLQDASLRSPEPTTWAQAAVDALRRWEHLAPKRKAFIFAETNTGGSLVKNVIRSVDGKVKVKGMRAMQSKAERAAPVSAMAEARLVHMVGKHHRLEEQLAKFTGQDGGHGRDDRADAFAWPIYLYVCPKRQNAGVAGRPAEAQDESGDEE